Proteins from a single region of Aythya fuligula isolate bAytFul2 chromosome 3, bAytFul2.pri, whole genome shotgun sequence:
- the NANP gene encoding N-acylneuraminate-9-phosphatase, translated as MGAPGVKAVFFDLDNTLVDTAAAGRRAIEEVVKALRCRHRCGEGQARAICEKVQAKLLKECHDPARTCITELRISHWEEAIRETIGGEANRSLAAECYFLWKSTRLRHLTLAEETRGMLTELRKAVRLLLLTNGDRQTQREKIEACACQPYFDAIVVGGEQKEEKPAPSIFHYCCDLLGVQPAECVMVGDSLDTDIQGGLNAGLKATVWLNKTMATPADSSPVPHYVISSVLDLPAVLQKMERNINAKLGNEHAVSSNGAC; from the exons ATGGGGGCGCCCGGCGTGAAGGCGGTGTTCTTCGACCTGGACAACACGCTGGTCGACACGGCGGCGGCCGGGCGCCGCGCCATCGAGGAG GTGGTGAAGGCGCTGCGGTGCCGGCACCGCTGCGGGGAGGGCCAGGCCCGCGCCATCTGCGAGAAGGTGCAGGCGAAGCTGCTGAAGGAGTGCCACGACCCCGCCAGGACCTGCATCACCGAGCTGCGCATCTCGCACTGGGAGGAGGCGATCCGCGAAACCATCGGCGGGGAGGCGAACCGCAGCCTGGCCGCCGAGTGCTACTTCTTGTGGAAAAGCACCCGGCTCCGGCACCTCACCCTGGCCGAGGAGACGCGAGGCATGCTGACGGAGCTGCGGAAAGCCGtccgcctgctgctgctgaccaACGGGGACCGGCAGACGCAGAGGGAGAAGATCGAAGCCTGTGCCTGCCAGCCCTACTTCGATGCCATCGTCGtgggaggagagcagaaggaggagaagcCGGCGCCGTCCATATTTCATTACTGCTGCGACCTCCTGGGGGTGCAGCCCGCCGAGTGCGTCATGGTCGGTGACTCGCTTGACACCGATATTCAGGGGGGCCTCAACGCTGGCCTGAAGGCGACTGTCTGGCTAAACAAAACGATGGCAACCCCCGCAGATAGCTCCCCGGTACCTCACTATGTCATTTCTTCCGTTCTCGACCTTCCGGCAGTTTTACAGAAGATGGAGCGCAACATTAATGCCAAGTTAGGAAATGAGCACGCGGTCAGTAGTAATGGGGCATGCTGA